The window ACGTAGTCGTCGGGGTTCTTCGACAGGACGCGGATCGAGCCGAGATAGGTGCGGTCCGAGGTGAAGACGTCGCATCGGCCGGAGAAGAAGGCACGGCGCATGTCGTCGAAGCTGTCCATGGCGATGGAGGTGAATTCCATGTTGTGGGCACGGAAGAAGTCGCCAATGTTGAGCTCGGAGTTGGAGCCCGGCGTGACGCAGACGGTGGCGCCGTTCAGCTCGGTCGCCTTGGTGACGCCGAGGGACTTCGGCACCATCATGCCCTGGCCGTCGATGACGGTGTAGGGACCGGAGAGGAAACCGAGCGAGGTGTCGCGGGTGAAGGTGGTCGTGACCTGGCGGAACAGGACGTCGACCTCGCCCGACTGCAGGGCCGGGAAGCGGGTCTGGGTGGTCAGCGGGATGAAGTCGACCTTGGTGGCGTCACCGAGGACGGCGGCGGCGACCGCCTTGCAGTAGTCGACGTCCATGCCGTGCAGGACGCCGTCGGAATCGGGATAGCCGAAGCCCGGAACGTCGATCGAGGTGCCGCATTTGAGGACGCCGCGTTCCTTGACGGCGTCGAGCGTCGGGCCGGCGTGTGCGATGCTGGAGGCTGCGAGACAGCTGCCGACGGTGACCGTCAGAGCCAGAGCCGCACGCCTGGAAGCGCTTTGGAGTGTAGACAACATTCAAAGTTCCCCAGTTTGGTGGCGATCCCCTCGTGATCGCGGGGCTTTGGCGTGTCCTCCACAGTGTTCAGCGTTCTTGTGCGCTGGCGGTAGCGGATGTTCTCTTGCCGGATTTCTCCGCTCCGAAAATCTTGCGGCCGTTAGACATTGGATTGGCGGCCGTTCGATAAGTTCAGGCTATGGCTCGGTTCTTGCTACGGCAATTCCAGTAATTGCCATAACAGATATGGCGGAATCGCAATCCCGGGTCCCATGAACGAAAAACAACTGCACTTTTTCTCGGCAATTGCCGAATTCGGCAGCTTCTCTGCCGCTGCTGCGGTGCTCGGTCTCGATCAGCCCTCGCTCAGCCGCTACATCCGTCAGCTTGAGGACGATATCGGCGCCAAGCTGTTCCACAGGACCGGCCGCGGCGTGCGGCTGACGGAAACCGGAGAGGAGTTTCTCGGTATTGCGCAGCGCTACCTCAAGGATACGGACGCGCTGCGCCACAAGGTGGACGACGGGCGCAACGATCTGCGCGGCTCGATCTCGCTCGGGGTCATCCAGTTCCTCGGCGAGGCGTTCGTGCCGGACTGCCTGCTCAAATACAACGAGATGCGCCCGAACATGACCGTCCAGGTGACCGGCGGCGGCAGCGGCATCATCCAGGAGATGCTTTTGTCCGGGCGCATCGATGTCGGCCTCCTCTATGATGCGGGGCTCTCCGGCGACCTGGT of the Rhodobium gokarnense genome contains:
- a CDS encoding amino acid ABC transporter substrate-binding protein: MLSTLQSASRRAALALTVTVGSCLAASSIAHAGPTLDAVKERGVLKCGTSIDVPGFGYPDSDGVLHGMDVDYCKAVAAAVLGDATKVDFIPLTTQTRFPALQSGEVDVLFRQVTTTFTRDTSLGFLSGPYTVIDGQGMMVPKSLGVTKATELNGATVCVTPGSNSELNIGDFFRAHNMEFTSIAMDSFDDMRRAFFSGRCDVFTSDRTYLGSIRVLSKNPDDYVVLNDVIAKSPLAPVVRQGDDEWYNIIRWVVYAPMIAEEVGVTSENVDDMLASSSSPRVQRLLGKQEGLAKGLGLSDDWAYNIVKMVGNYGELYDQNLGMKSPLKLERGANHLYLNGGLLYPPPFL
- a CDS encoding LysR family transcriptional regulator; protein product: MNEKQLHFFSAIAEFGSFSAAAAVLGLDQPSLSRYIRQLEDDIGAKLFHRTGRGVRLTETGEEFLGIAQRYLKDTDALRHKVDDGRNDLRGSISLGVIQFLGEAFVPDCLLKYNEMRPNMTVQVTGGGSGIIQEMLLSGRIDVGLLYDAGLSGDLVAEQVFTDRLVLYGSRELAGRHGFDGESELSLPRLAGVPIIAQTRQHGLRRAIEHAARRAGVGLNVVFEVDSLVTAKALARRQGGFAVVPFGSVCGDIDRPDVFMPWIGEPRIEVTFSIATARNRKIERGALELVSLIRSDIRDFAKSIEAMSEHR